A portion of the Aricia agestis chromosome 1, ilAriAges1.1, whole genome shotgun sequence genome contains these proteins:
- the LOC121725578 gene encoding patronin isoform X11, translating to MVAIASASGYGTLRRFLSAPEGQEAQNTSVVPSTSVAVSSKQRASIKWLLAKAFNNRVPENLQEPFYRDHEDQEHLKPTIVGGLANAELYCLALANMYSDPNYHSLNHWNILQTLARKGVHVPDPPDCALTETVLIQTNPLKMSAHVAVIEAVMALYAREVVTLDRVSAAAQRFGTSQPLVGSAVPHEDGLLCWINAACTALNKAEDNSSQHVPTVKSLQELCDGTALAALISFYCPDALPRSAVRVGRMASIQDCLHNLMLVYDFCRTSLPHNVFHMMPEDVTYMRGSMRQNLIAMLADLFNMLEVHPVKSVKYPGSGARGDCNAHGVRHKRCLPPPPPVAIPELREHAAPPSPHAAQFAVPRSPSACAIRPRGPANRSSCSTPERRSCSPQREEFVVHSRKAITTLSAMARRDDENVVEQSAAGRPSKWAGSREASFAGRRSRRGSVSDDSQLTVENFGGSQDRLHFAGRNPEKELATFQTARKISAPAGPLDHNPPLRSSRQDIRGSIQFFHGDFHNGSPEDRFSRQHSVERDDRYSRQQSVERDDRYNRQQNVERDERYSRQHSIERDWARGGGDGGERDAPDGDAKTSFADLKVRSNGDQSPFHLGDGDPMIGTERRKTSFSTPPANTTTWQQQFMQQETQPNGDDGSAATSPNSGQAMAAQLNNIRLKLEEKRRRIELDKRRVELAASKQRQQLGQQAFLQAVTRGKGARTPADDGPAESQSDISDSASQAADTVALEQYQQSIAKMNSSLQDIQSDIARLASQQSQLQQQQQHHLQQQQQQQAQQLQQQLQQQQLQLQQQLQQQQQQLQQQQQAKQLFQPPSQLPQSPFQQQYQPNIPQLHSQFSSQHNVSRQPLNAFGSSPHIPRDFHQNQQYENTQQNAQQTVQNNYQYRYRDIDQEFGRQQFYLHDTPAQPQRKTWAQHAQQQQENAELRGWQLHQQNHQPQQYQQATPEPQRTWKSPSPQPPPERNWNPQGFVLHDRTNQPFQVHYNSDRYQNGTENARDSQNHLSYTVINANQYASQSPPLSSPRRSRTPQRQGSLPEVRGRGEPPVSLHQLHAPGAAPAPAPAPTPDDMEPQNISFIGNAEDDALRQGINRLNISSGTRTYRIPSPTRPSLSRNSFQQLEDEAEQNEKGFYISFDNDQPKRPKPPLRAKRGSPRKERSEYASPERSPENAWDERLQPEEPFVVHRSAARDAMRSDDVSDRRETPPRERPQRVNSAEPAALVIGEMNPDPNSAEEMERKKERIMMLSLQRRQRQDEAKARAEAAAAAQRARDSAAAEVKAARKAEQARRREAILQQYKLKKALEEAEREGKVVDKSDYMESLRSGGGGGGGGGAARLRGKQPARARPKTIHVDSGALQAAEGMLGSKQPSSTNLTGTMRRDYYRGSTDNLADRSSMYRATSATKKAGCNI from the exons TCGAAGCAGCGAGCGTCGATCAAATGGCTGCTGGCGAAGGCGTTTAACAACCGGGTACCGGAGAATCTTCAGGAGCCGTTCTATAGGGATCATGAG GATCAGGAGCACCTGAAGCCGACCATAGTGGGCGGGTTGGCCAACGCGGAGCTGTACTGCCTCGCGTTGGCCAACATGTACTCGGACCCCAACTACCACAGCCTCAACCACTGGAACATCCTGCAGACGCTGGCGCGGAAGGGAGTCCACGTGCCCGACCCGCCAGACTGTGCGCTCACCGAGACCGTGCTTATACAGACTAATCCGCTTAAAATG AGTGCGCACGTGGCGGTGATCGAGGCTGTGATGGCGCTGTACGCGCGCGAGGTGGTCACGCTGGACCGCGTGTCGGCGGCGGCGCAGCGCTTCGGCACCAGCCAGCCGCTGGTCGGCTCGGCGGTGCCGCACGAGGACGGCCTGCTGTGCTGGATCAACGCGGCGTGCACGGCACTCAATAAAGCTGAG GATAACAGTTCGCAACACGTGCCAACGGTGAAGAGTCTACAGGAGCTGTGTGACGGTACAGCGTTAGCGGCGCTGATATCCTTCTACTGTCCGGACGCGCTGCCGCGGTCAGCCGTGCGCGTTGGACGGATGGCCTCTATACAGGACTGTCTGCACAACCTCATGCTGGTTTACGACTTCTGCCGGACCAGCCTGCCGCATAACGTGTTTCATATGATGCCGGAGGACGTCACGTATATGCGAGG ATCGATGCGACAAAACTTAATAGCTATGCTGGCAGATCTGTTCAACATGTTGGAAGTTCATCCGGTGAAGTCAGTCAAGTACCCAGGTAGTGGCG CGCGCGGCGACTGCAACGCGCACGGCGTGCGGCACAAGCGGTgcctgccgccgccgccgccggtcGCTATCCCGGAGCTGCGCGAGCACGccgcgccgccgtcgccgcACGCCGCGCAGTTCGCAG TCCCGCGTTCCCCGTCCGCGTGCGCTATTCGTCCGCGCGGGCCCGCCAATAGGTCGTCCTGCTCAACGCCCGAGCGTCGCAGCTGTAGCCCGCAGCGGGAGGAGTTCGTGGTACACAGCCGGAAAGCCATCACCACGCTGTCGGCTATGGCCAGACGGGACGATGAAAATG TGGTAGAGCAAAGCGCAGCGGGCCGACCTTCTAAGTGGGCGGGGTCTCGAGAAGCCAGTTTCGCCGGCAGACGGTCGAGGCGGGGCTCCGTGTCCGATGACAGCCAACTGACTGTCGAAAACTTTGGAGGCTCCCAG GATCGGTTACACTTCGCTGGACGTAATCCCGAAAAAGAACTGGCAACATTTCAAACAGCTCGAAAAATATCCGCACCTGCAG GTCCGCTAGACCACAATCCCCCGCTGCGTTCCTCGCGCCAAGACATCCGAGGCTCGATTCAATTCTTTCACGGCGACTTCCACAACGGCTCGCCGGAGGATCGGTTCAGTCGCCAACACAGCGTCGAGCGAGACGATCGGTACAGTCGGCAGCAAAGCGTGGAACGAGACGATCGGTACAATCGCCAACAGAACGTCGAAAGAGACGAGCGGTACAGTCGCCAACACAGCATCGAGCGCGATTGGGCGCGCGGGGGCGGGGACGGCGGCGAGCGAGACGCCCCCGACGGCGACGCCAAGACGAGCTTCGCTGACCTCAAGGTCAGAAGCAACGGGGACCAGA gtCCGTTTCACTTGGGTGACGGCGATCCGATGATAGGAactgagcgacggaaaacttcATTCAGTACTCCTCCGGCCAACACTACTACTTGGCAACAACAGTTTATGCAACAGGAGACCCAGCCAA aCGGCGACGACGGTTCGGCGGCGACGTCGCCCAACAGCGGGCAGGCGATGGCGGCGCAGCTCAACAACATCCGACTGAAGCTGGAGGAGAAGCGGCGGCGTATCGAGCTGGACAAGCGGCGCGTGGAGCTCGCCGCCAGCAAGCAGCGCCAGCAGCTCGGCCAGCAGGCTTTCCTGCAGGCCGTTACCAGG GGTAAGGGCGCGCGAACACCCGCAGACGATGGCCCGGCCGAGTCACAGTCG GACATATCGGATTCTGCGAGTCAAGCTGCTGACACCGTGGCATTAGAACAGTACCAACAATCTATTGCGAA AATGAACTCCAGCCTGCAAGATATACAGAGTGATATCGCGAGGCTAGCTAGTCAACAGAGTCAGCTGCAGCAACAGCAGCAGCACCACCTCcaacagcagcagcagcagcaggcgCAGCAGCTTCAGCAACAGCTCCAACAACAGCAACTGCAGCTCCAGCAGCAGTTGCAGCAGCAACAGCAGCAGTTGCAGCAGCAGCAACAAGCCAAACAGCTGTTTCAACCTCCGTCACAATTACCACAATCGCCTTTTCAACAACAGTATCAACCGAACATTCCACAACTG CACAGCCAATTCAGCTCACAGCACAATGTGTCGCGGCAACCGCTCAACGCATTCGGCTCCTCACCACACATTCCGCGCGACTTCCATCAGAACCAACAGTACGAAAACACGCAACAGAACGCCCAGCAAACTGTCCAAAACAATTATCAGTATCGGTATAGGGATATAGACCAAGAGTTTGGACGGCAGCAGTTCTATTTGCACGACACGCCCGCACAACCCCAGAGGAAGACTTGGGCGCAGCATGCACAGCAGCAGCAGGAAAATGCGGAGCTGCGAGGTTGGCAG cTTCATCAACAAAACCACCAGCCCCAGCAGTACCAGCAGGCGACGCCCGAGCCCCAGAGGACGTGGAAGTCGCCGTCGCCCCAGCCTCCTCCCGAACGAAATTGGAATCCGCAAGGTTTCGTTCTCCACGATAGAACGAATCAACCCTTCCAAGTGCACTACAACTCCGATCGATACCAGAACGGTACCGAAAACGCGCGAGACTCCCAAAACCACTTAAGCTACACTGTGATAAATGCCAACCAGTACGCGTCCCAGTCCCCGCCCCTGTCGAGCCCGCGGCGGTCGAGGACGCCGCAGCGGCAGGGCTCCCTGCCGGAGGTGCGGGGGCGAGGCGAGCCGCCTGTCAGCCTGCACCAGCTGCACGCGCCcggcgccgcgcccgcgcccgcccccgccccgaCGCCCGACGACATGGAGCCGCAGAACATCTCCTTCATCGGCAATGCCGAAGACGACGCGCTCCGGCAGGGCATCAACAGACTGAACATCTCGTCGGGCACGCGGACCTACCGGATCCCGTCGCCGACGAGGCCCTCGCTCAGCAGAAACTCCTTCCAGCAGCTCGAAGATGAGGCCGAGCAGAACGAGAAGGGCTTCTACATATCGTTCGACAACGACCAGCCCAAGAGACCGAAGCCCCCCCTCCGAGCCAAGCGGGGATCGCCGAGAAAGGAGCGCAGCGAGTACGCGAGCCCGGAGCGGAGCCCCGAGAACGCGTGGGACGAGCGCCTGCAGCCCGAGGAGCCGTTCGTGGTGCACCGCAGTGCGGCGCGGGACGCGATGCGATCTGATGACGTTTCCGACAGAAGAGAAACGCCACCCAGAGAGCGACCGCAGCGCGTCAACAGCGCCGAGCCCGCCGCCTTAGTTATAGGCGAAATGAACCCTGACCCT AACTCGGCGGAGGAGATGGAGCGTAAGAAGGAGCGGATCATGATGCTGTCGCTGCAGCGGCGGCAGCGGCAGGACGAGGCGAAGGCGCGGGcggaggcggcggcggcggcgcagcGCGCGCGGGACTCCGCCGCGGCCGAAGTGAAGGCGGCGCGCAAGGCCGAGCAGGCGCGCCGACGCGAGGCCATCCTGCAGCAGTACAAGCTCAAGAAGGCGCTGGAGGAGGCGGAGCGGGAG GGCAAAGTAGTCGACAAGTCTGATTACATGGAGTCGCTacggagcggcggcggcggtggaggcggcggcggcgcggcgcgccttCGCGGCAAACAGCCGGCGCGCGCGCGGCCCAAGACCATACACGTGGACAGCGGCGCGCTGCAGGCGGCTGAGGGCATGCTCGGCTCTAAACAGCCATCGTCTACTAACCTCACCG GCACCATGCGCCGAGACTACTATCGCGGCTCCACAGACAACTTGGCGGATAGATCGTCAATGTACCGTG CCACCAGTGCGACGAAAAAAGCAGGTTGCAACATTTGA